The Dreissena polymorpha isolate Duluth1 chromosome 4, UMN_Dpol_1.0, whole genome shotgun sequence region ATAAATTGTGTATCATGGTTGGCAGAAATGTGAAAAAAGAGAGTAGAAAATATATCAACACTTTTTCAAACGTTCGTGCATTAAAACATAAACAGCATGGCATTAATATGACAATTATTTGTACCTTGTTTGTCAATTACGAACAACCTTTCCTGTAAGATCTTAAATGCGGAATGGTCGAGCTTTCCTATCTGAAAAATAGAAAAATCAATACATCAGACATGCAATGATTCCGTATAATGCGTCAAAAGTGTTTATAACTCAATCGTTTAACCTTAAGACTTCTGTTCGTAATTACATATTTTCCTCAATGGTGGTCAAAATCAAAGATTTACGCCGACATGTTGAATTGATATTCTATAAAGTCGATGGCAATAACATTACATAGCCTCGACAAAGACCTTACCGTTAAGAACACCGCCACTATTGCTATTCCTCGAGGTCTCGTTTGGGCCTCAGTGTAATTTGCATATAATTCGGTATTGTACGCCATGAAATGAAGCTGTATTAAATAGATATGATTGTTTCATATGTAAATGTAGAGGAAAAAGCACGATTTAGCAAATAAATAAGTTGTTTTATAATAATCCAATACATAGGCATTATGATCTACTCATCATAAATAATTAACCGTTACAATGAATATATATGCCTAATTTTAATAAACTACAATCAATCTTCAAGCAAAACTAAATAGGAAACATCAGTTCAACTAAATCTTTTCACTTGCAATGCAAATGAACTGTGTTGGTTGTTAAGGTTATGAAAGAGATGAAAGAGCTTCGATatagtaatattattttaataacagtttttgatttaaaaataatgtttagttTAGACGATGTTTACCTCTCCATCAAATCCGCGCCCGTCTATTGTATGTTCGGAGCCGCTTTGGTTTTCCCTGGCAAAGTGGGGCTTAATCTGGTAAAGGCGACACCGGTATGAAAGTGGACCGGAAGAAATATTCACGCCTAGGCCTTGTCCGTTCACCAGGAACGTTAGATCTTTCTTATTATTTTGGAAAAGCCCGCTGATCTGTCGGAACACAATGTGccacattataaataataaaatgtttgttccATTGGCCTGCATCATGACATAAAAGTAAACATATGTGTTATGCTATGTACCAATCATCAAGACTTAGTGTATTTctgtttctaaataaaaaataagcaaatttaGTAAgtttttgattatttaaaaaaattgactgGGACTCGTTTTAAACATACAGTACTTTTCTACGATTAAACACTTAGTTATTGACGATCGCATTATATCCCCACGCTTTGAattggggattatgtggttatccgCCCGTCCTGGCCAccatctcctcctacactatttgcactagaaccttgaaacttaaacacattgtagctatgagcatatgtgcaacagtgcactacttgtaattttgatctgaccccttggtcaaacGCTGAGGCTTGAGGATACGCGTCGACCGCGGCCGCGCCATTTCTGtttcaaaatgaatttaaattcGATGGAGAAATTTCTTACACCCTCAAACAAGTCATGTTCAATTATGACAGCTTGGAATTAATTATGTTGTGTTATAGTTCAATAATGTTagacaataaaacaacaaacaagacaattcaaacataaaataaaataactatttaatgTGCAAAGCGGTCGTGTACAATATTGTGGCAGTTGgtcattatttataaatgaacGCAATCAATCACACAATATTACAAATCAGATTGAGTTGTATATTTCACAATTATAGTGATTTGATCATGCTGTTAAGACCAAGTAAAAATTTATGTTCACTCAAGGGCTTATTTTATGGTCATAATTTTATACATATAAATTCACAACATTATGGTGAAGAATGTCAAGTTTGCATATAATTTAGAGCATAAATGAATTACCGCCGTGGCCTCAAGTTGAAGCGGTTGCAAATGAGGGTCATACAATATTTTGTGAGGTTCTATGTTAATTGGTGTTTGGTGTTTCCCTGACTTGCAAATCGTCCAGTCTTCGTTGTCGCCCCATCGGGTTGGAcctgttataaataaatataatatatttaagacTTACGCTGCTTGATAGTAGCCACgggaacaaatattgtttttatctgCGTATGTATTCgcttacaataaaataaatcataaatacaaaaGATAAGCCTTAAACCACTAGTTTGATTATTATGACGACAAACTATGCTTTTTAATACGTGTGGTTAAAACAGCGTCAATATATTGAAGTCAGTTCGTGATTAGAAACCGGGACATTTTGGTTTCATGGCTAGTGCCAATCACCTTTCCCGTTAAATGTCGATGCCGTTACATTATCAACTGCCAGGTCGGGATTCGTCTTCGAACTCCAGTCCAAGTGAACAGTGTATATCCCGATATCAATTCGAGTACTTTATCGAGGGAGCTAACCACGCCACTCACACAGCCAATCACCATTTTCGCTACAGTTCGATACCGTTACATTAATCCAAAAATATGCGACATTTTGCGATATGGTGCGTCAAGCTTTCAAGAGACGTCATGCACACTCGTGAGCGCCAAATACATGAACTGCAAATTACTCTGTGTTAATCCGTCCTTTTTGTAAGTTCAAACATTCTATATATTTTAATCAAGATGCCAACTTTTACTTTACAAGCTTCTTGTTGTAAATAATCAGCTATACGAGTATTGGTTTttccaaaaacaaataaattgtgaTGTTGGGATTGTGAGATATTATCTACAgtaaaagaacatgttttaaagaaaaatgaatGTCACAAAATGTACATCTTGACATGTCACCTAAGGTGCTCTCAAGGATAACTTCATGATTATTAACACGATATAATAATTATGGTTTGAGAATCAAAATTAATAGTAGACTAAATGCATGTACCTTTGTCTAATTTGTGATAATGTGAAGAAAAACGCAATAAGCGTGTATTTTATCGTCGTATTTTGTTTCGTTCATGCAATTAGTTTCTTGAAAGAAAATACACTGTGTGTTTTGGGAAGTCAATAAGACGTCACAGAAAGACCGCGTGTTTACACTGTGGACAACAATTTGCAATCATAGagcaattgattaaaataatcacACCAAAATGATTCTGACATCCGGGTGAAATATAGTAAAAAAACGTATAGTTTAATACAGAAAAATATTTCAGAAGCCTTTAATGCGTGAGAAACAAACGATTGCGTATAACTAGTCCGAATGAGAGCCTTTGTAATGTTAAATAATTGGTAATTggcaattatttaaataaataggaAACTATATTCGTGAACAATTTACATACTAGTATTCCCTAAGAAATGTCTTTTTGAATATGATGTACAGTCTTCGGTAAGTATATCCTCATTGCCTCCACATACTAAATGGATGCATCATATTACTGTCTTCCCCTACACTAACAGTTGTTTCATCTGGCGGTATCGAGTTGTTGATTAGAGCAAGTTAACTCCTGTGAGAGAATTGTCTTAGTGATTGCTTGTAGACATCGATCTTCATCAAATAACCTCTGTTCATCCGAGATGTGATTTGATATACACAAAACAAGCCTTTGGGAAAAGACAGAAGCGTAGGATGTTATGGAATACCATTCACTTGACCTCCTTTTCCTAAACATATGCGTGTGAAATTGAAGGATCTCATCAAGTCTTACACTCTTGGTTAAATAGTGTTCCTCCCCAAATGCTTTTTTTGGCATTTAGCGACAtatattaagtttaaatataattcGGTTCTTACTGTAATTTATTAGATTGTTAATGTTCGTAGTAATTTATATATGGAATAAATATATCGTGTAAGTTTCCATTCCAAGACATATATTTTTAACGAATACACCGTTACTAAAGGTGAAACACAACTTTTAGAGATATATGACATGCAGTTATAAAGCCAATGTTGTATTGATAACATATCGGCTGTCCGCGCATTTGGAACAGAACACGTGCTACTGTATGTACACTAATTATAGCAGataaattgaaaaacattgtttatttgtgcAGATTCTAAAATTTTGAATAATGTTGAGGTCACATTTCAAACCATCATGGCAATACCAAAAAACATGCTTGTATTGCATCTTGCCGTCTGGAATCAGTAATTCAAACTAACGCGCATACCATTTCAATTACTTGAGGTATTTTATACATATggttttcaaatacattttgctTATTTATATGATTATCTAGAGGTAAAGATACCTCTATTGATTCTAAAATGTTCTTTCCAATAACAGTCTATCTTATGATTGAAAGTAATTACATATTTATAGTGATACCTTTGACTTCGTGACTTACATTATTGACTTATTGATGGATCAACATCATAAATGGGCCTATTCTTTATAGGTAAAGAATAAAGATGGATCCTGAATTTACTCATGGGAATGAATGTAGTCATCGGCTTTCTTACTTTTGACGACTGTAAACACAAACAACCTTATTCCGACCAGTTCAGCACATTTAACGCCCAACACATTCTATGCAATATGAACTAAAATGTACATTCAACACATACTTTAAACTTACATACCCTTAATATTAAATTGCACACACAAGTTCATTACTTGttcattgaaatgtttttatACACCTAATCATATGGGTAAATCGAATTGAATTATTTTCATGGTTAAAACAGTTTCTTGCGGCGACGAATGTTTTATGATTTTAACAATATTAGAAAACCAATacttatattgaaaatgtttgagGAAATTTACATTTAGAATAATTTTCATTTCAAAACATTACGGGTTCGTATCTTTTATGAGTACTTGCGAAACATATAATTTAAATCCAATTAGTGTATTATTACATGCACTTGTTTTCTTTGCAAAATCAAATTATCTAAAATGGACGGGCGAACAAACAAGACAAAGGCAAATTATATAACTGATGGGGTATAAGGTTGGAATTGTAAGACGTTACAATTATATGTTGACGTTTAAGTGATAGTGAAGAGGTGTGGTTTTCTCATTtatattaatcattttaattatttgataGCATCGTTTCCTATCTTTGAAACGGATATAGTACAAACAGAAAGAGAAGTTAACATTTGGAAAGATATCATCTTATTAGGGAGTCTGTATGCGCTAAATGAATAATCAACAAGCCATAGTATTCTGAAATAGGGTCTTTGTTAGAAAAAGTGATTGCGATACGTATCAGAAAGTTAAACCTTGTGCCATAGATATAACAATAGAACACTGAGTATATTGTGTGTTTTGATAcgtattttttgtaaattcacGCTTATGTTCTTTACTGGTGTTAgttgttaaaattataattatctttGTATTATCCTTGTAATATGTTAAATGGCCCAAACACGTGAATTCAAATTCGTACCTGACTAACTTTAGACAATGATTCGTAATTTTAATTATAagacatgttttaataaaatttcatgtggcaatcaaatgataaatgttttattaacacATGCCATAAAATAAAGCATACATATAACTTATTTCTTTGGAtttgttgaaaatgaaaaattattatcTTTAAGTGATAGCACCAAAACGAAAACAATTAAGTAATATGCTAACTGATTTTCTTTTGACATGTTGTCTCGAAAGATCTACATATTATGTTATATTGTTGTATACATTCATCATTAAAAGTTACTCTTTGTCTTGCTACATTAGTATGGAAGCATAGTAAATGACTGTAGAATGCACaatataaaaaaactatattGGTACAGATCACTCGATGGTTCCCTCACCTCCCCCTAACTCACCTTTTTTCCTCACTCCCCACCCCTCTCTCATTCGCTCGGTACACCACAAACTGCTTTAATCTTCCCTGAACCATCCGCTCTGTAACTCGACCAGATATTCGTAAATTCATATAtgcattacaattttatttaccCAACTTTTAATTACACATGGTAATGTCTACATGCACAAGTTTACTATATATTCAAATAGATACGTTATTACACTAATTTTGATACGTTCATCATTATAACCAAACCGTGACGCAATGGTACAACACATATATCTTAGAGTGATtacaaacataattaaacatattaatgCTTAAAAACAATGAATGTTTAATAAGGTTTTAACGACAGCctcatttttcattatatatatacttttatatttcattttccGATATTCATTTTTGAATGCACGGtctttgtatttatatatacatatatatatatatatatatatatatatatatatatatatatatatatatatatattttctgataCAGGAAATAAGTGTTAAGCGATGATGCATAAGAAAGATAATACAATATTGAATCAGCAGTTCGCGGGGCTTCACAATGCAGCACGATGCATCTACAGTAAAAGTAATTCAAGTCATGTCAGCGGATTATCTTAATCAATGTTACAAGCTTGTGTAAAATACATGTGTTCCAAGAACTGTGTAGCGGATATAAATTATTTTCAGTATCTTTTTACCCTTAaaggaattattaaaaaaacattgtacagGGCCGTTATATGCTGTTAGAAACACATATAAAACTTGTGTACTATGCGACCTCAGAGTCAAACTATGACGCCATGGGCATGCTTTGAGCAAACCTGATAGAGGACCACTATTATAATACTTGTTACATAACAAACGCCAAACCTCTGGGCCTTGCTGCTTCAGTACAAAATACAACACACATATGTAAGTCACGTAAATCCCGTCTTGTGGCCGATTTGATCCAAATGTAAATCCCGTCTTTGGGCCAATTTGATCCGAACGTAAATCCCGTCTTGGG contains the following coding sequences:
- the LOC127878632 gene encoding putative carbonic anhydrase-like protein 2, yielding MREGWGVRKKGPTRWGDNEDWTICKSGKHQTPINIEPHKILYDPHLQPLQLEATAISGLFQNNKKDLTFLVNGQGLGVNISSGPLSYRCRLYQIKPHFARENQSGSEHTIDGRGFDGELHFMAYNTELYANYTEAQTRPRGIAIVAVFLTIGKLDHSAFKILQERLFVIDKQVTYSGSLTQPGCRESVTWVILNKPIHISQQQQTNICCGDRMLVRAVGWQ